In Quercus robur chromosome 11, dhQueRobu3.1, whole genome shotgun sequence, the following proteins share a genomic window:
- the LOC126706319 gene encoding photosystem I chlorophyll a/b-binding protein 6, chloroplastic-like — protein sequence MALAIASTALSSLPTRELHKKISLGKFTTCLSGRRTSHLDATKGVSSVCEPLPPDRPLWFPGSSPPEWLDGSLPGDFGFDPLGLGSDPESLKWFAQAELMHGRWAMLAVAGILIPEWLGRIGFIDKFSWYDAGAREYFTDKTTLFVVQLALMGWVEGRRWADMINPGCVDIEPKVPHKKNPKPDVGYPGGLWFDFMMWGRGSPEPVMVLRTKEIKNGRLAMLAFVGFWFQAIYTGQSPIDNLMCHVADPGHCNIFSAFTLR from the exons ATGGCACTAGCCATTGCTTCTACTGCATTGTCAAGCCTCCCAACAAg GGaattgcataaaaaaatttctctaggAAAATTCACAACTTGCTTATCTGGGAGGAGGACTAGCCATTTAGATGCAACAAAAGGAGTATCAAGTGTATGTGAACCACTTCCTCCGGATAGGCCATTGTGGTTCCCTGGCAGTTCACCTCCTGAGTGGCTTGATGGCAG TCTTCCTGGCGATTTTGGCTTCGACCCACTTGGATTAG GGTCTGATCCAGAGTCACTTAAATGGTTTGCACAAGCGGAGCTAATGCATGGCAGATGGGCAATGCTTGCAGTGGCTGGAATTCTGATTCCAGAATGGCTTGGAAGAATAGGTTTCATTGATAAATTTTCATGGTATGATGCTGGTGCTAGAGAATACTTCACAGACAAAACAACCTTATTTGTGGTGCAATTAGCCTTGATGGGTTGGGTAGAGGGAAGAAGATGGGCTGATATGATAAATCCAGGGTGTGTTGACATTGAACCAAAAGTACCACATAAGAAGAACCCAAAGCCTGATGTTGGTTACCCAGGTGGGCTATGGTTTGATTTCATGATGTGGGGTAGAGGTTCCCCAGAGCCTGTGATGGTGTTGAGGACTAAGGAGATTAAGAATGGGCGTCTTGCTATGCTTGCTTTTGTGGGCTTCTGGTTCCAAGCCATTTATACAGGACAAAGCCCCATTGACAACTTGATGTGTCATGTTGCAGATCCTGGTCACTGCAACATTTTTTCG GCTTTCACGTTACGTTGA